Proteins encoded within one genomic window of Chitinophagales bacterium:
- a CDS encoding carboxymuconolactone decarboxylase family protein → MRHWTITNTLTVLNLAHEILLGPSPLSSGERELIASYVSYLNECEFCHYSHSAAASEHFGDKGKTVQCVIDNIDSSNLSEKMKQLLRIASKVQKSGRQGYCSKKCVKSKNLIFVLK, encoded by the coding sequence ATGCGACATTGGACTATTACTAATACGCTTACGGTATTAAACCTAGCACATGAAATTTTATTGGGTCCTTCTCCATTGAGTTCAGGAGAACGAGAGCTCATAGCTTCCTATGTCTCTTATCTTAATGAGTGCGAGTTTTGTCATTATTCTCATAGTGCAGCAGCTAGTGAGCACTTCGGCGATAAGGGTAAAACAGTTCAATGTGTTATTGATAATATTGATTCTTCAAATCTCAGTGAGAAAATGAAACAGCTATTAAGAATAGCTTCAAAAGTCCAGAAAAGTGGTAGGCAAGGATACTGTTCAAAAAAGTGTGTAAAGTCCAAAAATCTGATTTTTGTGTTGAAATAA